A region from the bacterium genome encodes:
- a CDS encoding cold-shock protein codes for MAFGTVKWFNDAKGFGFITEEGGEDIFVHFSEIKGEGFRTLAEGQRVEFEVTSGPKGKKAANVRKA; via the coding sequence ATGGCATTCGGCACGGTAAAGTGGTTCAACGACGCGAAGGGGTTCGGCTTCATCACGGAAGAGGGCGGCGAGGACATCTTCGTCCACTTCAGCGAGATCAAGGGAGAGGGGTTCCGGACCCTCGCCGAGGGGCAGCGGGTGGAGTTCGAGGTCACCTCCGGCCCGAAGGGGAAAAAGGCGGCGAACGTCCGCAAGGCCTG
- a CDS encoding SDR family NAD(P)-dependent oxidoreductase codes for MPVPFAPQYDSWSLGSPPSLGTPLPRRMLSLTIHRDQYGPPSRSVRMEEVPAPRLKPNEAKRVLVAVLATGPNFNTNFAALGLPVPVFGKGDTASVHVPGSDALGIVVDAGPGVSAVKVGQAVILDSWTGRNIRGYETHDGFNAQFAVVDEERAVPVTGALRTHTPERLAAMLLTYGTAYRAVAERLSVRPGDAVLVMGGGKGTSFPGAQIAKSLGARVLLVGSNPELARDLISRGMADAFVDRRSIPKEVFGVIPAGMTNGEWNRRTEPFRRAVLEANGGKPVDKIFEHTGGENFPLLISALSPGGTLAFFGATGKGLKGEYKETFFHDGRRFVMDARWVWMRQKQVLFRRTKPAGIFDELALPPGRRVLVWGADSEARKFVAAARARTAEVVVIASAKREKRGIAELSRMGVPPTHILDRDGFSLPGEMPDPLTPEGRLNPEYASGFTRPAQALGKALWKVFGPRVSPDVVVDRVDQDTLHFSTFVARDFDERDVFPCGTVVLRGKSDLSIRGSHMYGASQAADVIRLLSAGKIAMDQEDLEITDLPGLPTLQQRMLDGTMRKPKGVALVQADRPGRTVAEYEDAFRGEIVQAADPAARKFVDVRMAGDVAIVTITRPDALNALSEELLSQFAAVVREAGSLGTIGGRTVKAIVLAGAGRSFVAGADVKEFHGKTADVVDALAWKNISAFTELENLDLPVVALVDGFALGGGNELAMSAHYRIVTENALLGQPEVKLGIIPGYGGMQRLPRLVGPQVAAEICVNGEPVDGYTAVALGWADEFVPSSTALPRAVDAARDFATGAHAVPRREWDALAAAGKEELMRLFARPEVRAILDAPTPGKESAGNLRAARLAAARDALLAMKHGYERGFREGLRNDARMFGAVAASPGGQEWVGRFLAKDAAQSSFLTLLPPAEPAGERPPITKKAPGDRPISFVEIGEIASILKDRMNSGGVTPLPKKILNEVIALLKDRPSPAILEEIDPGKSGNVGARIASLLSRGKISVRVVDLGPDEGFRRENARPTCEVLLVERDGEILWEGKKRFRIEAGAFPRVFLPKAFLERNASRPHVVYQAIIHPILEWVFGYPHMIAVLCESAYNAAPRESAGSLSDLNRYIAEGAGMDRDFPYFDRILVDAYEPEDFRKEELANFFGGDEGKVGTVLARARQMGVRYRKLVSEIREGVLGEIAAEKVAAGRAALDEGDAERALLLLRNLVLSPDTPSPSREEAADRIAVAIRSYALGADPAFEGVTVAAGEVTVERWAGPRAHDLSRLLSRALSLARTPGSGTGVGESVAGGATPRSVHVVPELERPSGKFIDGNDGLHWVFEKGFVLRLLSGMDEGTLEEGIPALLACRLLRDASFPDEKLSIERQFSAAVKGTLEAYRFYQSLPEGTRQQMAETYGRHPPADPLFLLFASLETEGNPARASHMIRNMTARTHSYRHVRYPDTNLAGKVVVITGGGTGMGRSLALEAARRGGNVVITGRRPNPLLETKADMDDLIRHLGLTNQTLVVQGDVSDPKYVGEMFEQIEREIGRIDVLYNNAGVSGPVVFGSVYEEGHFDEYREAVNIHLTGSWMASLEAARIMEGQPGGGTIVMVGTFYSESIHHHVLHAYPGRLPYTSAQSAKLALGDYLAWALAGKRVSVLSLNPSAVSTERIQRGSGVFDKGSKARARIGRNVPPEALERDTLERTVGHAFVDPRDFAALALELVEGPFRRTIGGVRLPMGGVTYEQPPGVLPSPAALSRYPDLVGKVALVVVGEALSGDVPLIEASAAGLARAGAAVVLSGGRPEILEPIALKINARGGEGTATVSPVTLSHPAHVQELFDGLPRVDLLLYFTGSVDWKRPLTNLPHDEWTARVDRFGLTPRFLCWQAERRMDRDGTDGTIVLVGPDLSGAPTIRERNLVQVFQAMLRPAVATEAMERALMRKAKNEGTAPGPVSDVNIGCVLPGRTDGRNRQARPEATAASVLWFLEEGKRVSGAVLLPDEQNAIAALPPDPVEIPGTASGKVAVVTGGIRNLGKEISLRLAAEKGTVVIGSRYPLTDAKDPGEAEKARGELAAADGVLTRMRRSGGRALWVHTDVARPGSVRALLSEAKNRFGRVDLLVNNAGAGGNFSRVGEVMRDHAENFSAVLAANFLGPWEAIAAAREILRARAGGGSIVNVSTHYADHPYLFRTIYTVSKILLKALAKAARGTLAADGISIADVAPTLIAGPRMEWVMRNYATKFSAGFDDFPGLSAAGRKALTELFLRSFDGALSTEERAAASGKFLSALRAEKMPKGSRERIEAWYGRIGEWFRSTVPAAPPGNEEVAEAVLFAAKDGRFLENPFLSITTLPPFSSFPPSPGPRKALSAGEPGTLVSTGGAGALHRRLHEALTRKGGAVTSLSDAEMPDGQARITRPAGHPSAKGARGRAQETQQRRLDLSDPRVVEPWLDNTLVGAPPPAFAVLIVGATTAGKGVLDFSPEERQRFPSHIMKAVTLFAESARAVRDGGHLVIVGPRDTTGEGQLTLAALRQTVRTFLAEQHFLPSSKSVRVSLLAGHGTGAERETEREVTEILEGAHPPRVEPLPVGYVRP; via the coding sequence ATGCCCGTCCCGTTCGCACCGCAATATGATTCCTGGTCCCTCGGCTCCCCCCCGTCTCTGGGGACTCCCCTTCCGCGGCGGATGCTGTCGCTCACGATCCACCGCGACCAGTACGGCCCTCCGTCGCGATCCGTTCGAATGGAGGAGGTCCCCGCCCCGCGACTGAAGCCGAACGAGGCGAAGCGTGTCCTCGTCGCGGTCCTCGCGACCGGCCCCAATTTCAACACGAACTTCGCCGCGCTCGGTCTTCCCGTGCCCGTGTTCGGGAAAGGGGACACGGCGTCCGTGCACGTGCCGGGAAGCGACGCGCTCGGGATCGTGGTGGACGCCGGCCCCGGCGTATCGGCGGTCAAGGTCGGCCAGGCGGTCATCCTCGACTCGTGGACCGGCCGGAACATCCGGGGGTACGAGACGCACGACGGGTTCAACGCCCAGTTCGCCGTCGTCGACGAGGAGCGCGCGGTGCCGGTGACGGGGGCGCTTCGGACCCACACCCCGGAGAGGCTTGCCGCCATGCTCCTGACGTACGGGACGGCTTACCGCGCGGTGGCGGAGCGGCTCTCCGTGCGTCCCGGGGACGCGGTCCTCGTGATGGGAGGCGGAAAGGGAACGAGTTTCCCGGGAGCACAGATCGCGAAATCCCTCGGTGCGCGGGTCCTCCTCGTGGGCTCCAATCCGGAGCTGGCGCGGGACCTGATCTCGCGGGGGATGGCCGACGCCTTCGTGGACCGCCGCTCGATCCCGAAGGAGGTGTTCGGCGTCATCCCCGCGGGGATGACGAACGGGGAGTGGAACCGCAGGACCGAACCGTTCCGACGCGCGGTCCTCGAGGCGAACGGCGGGAAACCGGTGGACAAGATCTTCGAGCACACCGGGGGGGAGAATTTTCCGCTCCTGATCTCCGCCCTTTCGCCCGGAGGGACGCTCGCCTTCTTCGGCGCCACCGGGAAGGGGTTGAAGGGCGAATACAAGGAGACGTTCTTCCACGACGGCCGCCGCTTCGTCATGGACGCCCGCTGGGTGTGGATGCGGCAGAAGCAGGTCCTCTTCCGCCGGACGAAACCCGCCGGGATCTTCGACGAACTCGCGCTGCCTCCCGGGCGGCGGGTGCTCGTCTGGGGAGCGGACAGCGAAGCGAGGAAGTTCGTCGCCGCGGCGCGGGCGCGCACCGCGGAGGTCGTCGTGATCGCCTCCGCAAAGCGGGAGAAGCGCGGGATCGCGGAACTCTCCCGGATGGGGGTGCCGCCGACCCACATCCTCGACCGCGACGGATTCTCCCTCCCCGGGGAGATGCCGGACCCGCTGACCCCGGAAGGCCGCCTCAACCCCGAATACGCCTCCGGCTTCACCCGACCCGCGCAGGCGCTGGGGAAGGCGCTCTGGAAAGTATTCGGTCCGCGCGTCTCGCCCGACGTCGTCGTGGACCGCGTCGACCAGGACACGCTCCACTTCAGCACGTTCGTCGCGCGCGATTTCGACGAAAGGGACGTCTTCCCGTGCGGGACGGTCGTCCTCCGGGGGAAGAGCGACCTCTCCATCCGGGGCTCCCACATGTACGGGGCATCCCAGGCCGCCGATGTGATCCGTCTCCTGTCCGCGGGGAAGATCGCGATGGACCAGGAGGACCTCGAGATCACGGACCTGCCGGGCCTTCCAACCTTGCAGCAGAGGATGCTGGACGGGACGATGCGGAAGCCGAAGGGAGTCGCCCTCGTGCAGGCGGACCGCCCGGGACGGACGGTGGCCGAGTACGAGGACGCCTTCCGGGGGGAGATCGTCCAGGCGGCCGATCCGGCGGCCCGGAAATTCGTCGATGTGAGGATGGCCGGCGACGTGGCGATCGTCACGATCACCCGCCCCGACGCGCTCAACGCCCTGAGCGAGGAACTCCTTTCGCAGTTCGCCGCCGTCGTCCGGGAGGCGGGGTCCCTTGGCACCATCGGAGGTCGAACCGTCAAGGCGATCGTCCTCGCCGGCGCCGGACGCTCCTTCGTCGCTGGGGCGGACGTCAAGGAGTTCCACGGGAAGACCGCGGACGTCGTGGACGCCCTCGCGTGGAAGAACATCTCCGCCTTCACGGAGCTCGAGAACCTGGACCTCCCGGTCGTGGCCCTGGTCGACGGGTTCGCGCTGGGGGGGGGCAACGAACTCGCCATGAGCGCGCATTACCGGATCGTCACGGAGAACGCCCTCCTCGGGCAGCCGGAGGTGAAGCTCGGGATCATCCCCGGATACGGCGGCATGCAGCGCCTCCCCCGCCTGGTCGGCCCGCAGGTGGCGGCGGAAATCTGCGTCAACGGGGAACCGGTCGACGGGTACACGGCGGTGGCGCTCGGGTGGGCCGACGAATTCGTCCCGTCTTCCACTGCCCTTCCGCGGGCGGTCGACGCCGCCCGCGACTTCGCCACAGGCGCACACGCTGTGCCTCGTCGGGAGTGGGACGCCCTTGCCGCCGCCGGGAAGGAAGAGCTGATGCGCCTGTTCGCCCGCCCGGAAGTGCGGGCGATCCTTGACGCCCCGACCCCTGGGAAGGAGTCCGCGGGAAATCTGCGCGCGGCGCGGCTCGCGGCGGCGCGGGACGCCCTGCTGGCGATGAAGCACGGGTACGAGCGCGGATTCCGGGAGGGGTTGCGCAACGACGCGAGGATGTTCGGCGCCGTCGCCGCCTCCCCCGGGGGCCAGGAATGGGTCGGCCGTTTCCTCGCGAAGGACGCCGCCCAATCGTCGTTCCTGACCCTCCTCCCGCCCGCCGAACCGGCCGGAGAGAGGCCGCCGATCACGAAGAAGGCGCCCGGCGACCGCCCCATCTCCTTCGTGGAGATCGGGGAAATCGCCTCGATCCTGAAGGATAGGATGAACTCCGGCGGTGTAACTCCCTTGCCGAAGAAGATCCTGAACGAGGTGATTGCGCTCCTCAAGGATCGCCCGTCCCCCGCGATCCTCGAGGAGATCGATCCCGGGAAATCCGGGAACGTCGGTGCCCGGATCGCCTCGCTCCTCTCCAGGGGGAAGATCTCCGTGCGGGTCGTGGACCTCGGACCCGATGAAGGGTTCCGCCGCGAGAACGCCCGTCCGACGTGTGAAGTCCTGCTCGTCGAAAGGGACGGGGAGATCCTCTGGGAGGGGAAGAAGCGGTTCCGGATCGAAGCCGGGGCGTTCCCGCGCGTCTTTCTCCCCAAGGCGTTCCTCGAGCGGAACGCCTCCCGGCCCCACGTGGTGTACCAGGCGATCATCCACCCGATCCTGGAATGGGTGTTCGGCTACCCGCACATGATCGCCGTGCTCTGCGAGTCGGCGTACAATGCGGCCCCGCGGGAAAGCGCCGGGAGTTTGAGCGACCTGAACCGGTACATCGCGGAAGGGGCCGGGATGGACCGCGACTTCCCCTACTTCGACCGGATCCTGGTAGACGCCTACGAGCCGGAGGATTTCAGGAAAGAGGAACTCGCGAACTTCTTCGGCGGCGACGAGGGGAAGGTGGGGACGGTCCTTGCGCGGGCGCGGCAGATGGGGGTCCGGTATCGGAAGCTGGTCTCCGAGATCCGCGAGGGAGTGCTGGGGGAGATCGCCGCGGAGAAAGTCGCGGCGGGCCGCGCGGCCCTCGACGAGGGGGACGCCGAGCGGGCGCTCCTTCTCCTCCGCAACTTGGTCCTCTCTCCCGATACGCCGTCGCCTTCCCGGGAAGAAGCGGCGGACCGGATCGCCGTGGCCATCCGTTCGTACGCCCTGGGCGCCGACCCCGCCTTCGAAGGGGTGACCGTCGCCGCCGGCGAGGTGACGGTCGAGCGTTGGGCAGGCCCTCGGGCCCACGATCTCTCGAGGCTCCTCTCCCGCGCCCTGTCGCTCGCCCGGACCCCGGGGAGCGGTACGGGGGTGGGGGAATCGGTCGCGGGGGGGGCCACCCCCCGCAGCGTCCACGTCGTCCCGGAACTCGAGCGACCCTCCGGAAAATTCATCGACGGAAACGACGGCCTTCACTGGGTGTTCGAGAAGGGATTCGTTCTCCGGCTTCTCTCCGGGATGGACGAGGGGACCCTCGAAGAGGGGATCCCCGCGCTCCTCGCGTGCCGCCTCCTGCGGGACGCCTCCTTTCCCGACGAGAAGCTCTCGATCGAGCGGCAGTTCTCCGCCGCCGTCAAAGGGACCCTGGAGGCGTACCGTTTCTACCAGTCGCTCCCGGAGGGGACGCGGCAGCAGATGGCGGAAACGTACGGGCGGCACCCCCCCGCCGACCCGCTGTTCCTCCTTTTCGCGTCCCTGGAGACGGAGGGGAACCCTGCCCGCGCCAGCCACATGATCCGGAACATGACGGCCCGGACCCACTCGTATCGCCACGTCCGGTACCCGGACACCAACCTCGCGGGAAAGGTGGTCGTGATCACCGGCGGCGGGACCGGGATGGGGCGCAGCCTCGCGCTCGAGGCGGCGCGGCGCGGCGGGAACGTGGTGATCACCGGCCGGCGGCCCAACCCGCTCCTCGAAACGAAGGCCGACATGGACGACCTCATCCGTCACCTCGGCCTCACGAACCAGACGCTCGTCGTCCAGGGCGACGTGTCCGACCCGAAATACGTCGGGGAGATGTTCGAGCAGATCGAGAGGGAGATCGGCCGCATCGACGTCCTGTACAACAACGCCGGCGTCTCGGGCCCGGTGGTGTTCGGCTCGGTATACGAGGAGGGCCATTTCGACGAGTACCGGGAGGCGGTCAATATCCACCTCACCGGCTCTTGGATGGCGTCGCTCGAGGCGGCGAGGATCATGGAGGGGCAGCCGGGCGGCGGCACGATCGTCATGGTGGGGACGTTCTACAGCGAGAGCATCCACCACCACGTCCTGCACGCCTACCCCGGGCGTCTTCCGTACACCTCCGCCCAGTCCGCCAAACTCGCTCTCGGGGATTACCTTGCGTGGGCGCTCGCGGGGAAGAGGGTCTCCGTGCTCTCCCTCAACCCGTCGGCGGTCTCCACGGAGCGGATCCAGCGGGGAAGCGGCGTCTTCGACAAGGGGTCGAAGGCGCGCGCCCGCATCGGGCGAAACGTCCCCCCCGAGGCGCTGGAGCGGGACACCCTCGAACGGACGGTGGGGCACGCCTTCGTCGATCCGAGGGATTTCGCCGCGCTCGCGCTCGAGCTCGTCGAAGGCCCGTTCCGTCGGACGATCGGGGGGGTCCGCCTCCCGATGGGCGGCGTCACCTACGAGCAGCCTCCCGGCGTCCTCCCCTCCCCCGCCGCGCTGTCGCGGTACCCCGATCTGGTCGGCAAGGTCGCGCTGGTGGTGGTCGGAGAGGCCCTTTCGGGCGACGTCCCCCTGATCGAGGCGTCCGCCGCCGGACTGGCGCGGGCCGGAGCCGCGGTGGTCCTCTCCGGAGGCCGGCCCGAGATCCTCGAGCCGATCGCCTTGAAGATCAACGCGCGCGGCGGGGAAGGGACCGCCACGGTCTCCCCCGTCACCCTCTCCCACCCCGCGCACGTGCAGGAGCTGTTCGACGGGCTACCGCGGGTAGACCTCCTCCTGTACTTCACCGGAAGCGTGGACTGGAAACGGCCGCTGACGAATCTGCCGCATGACGAATGGACGGCGCGCGTGGACCGTTTCGGCCTGACTCCCCGGTTCCTCTGCTGGCAGGCCGAGCGCCGCATGGACCGGGACGGGACGGACGGCACGATCGTGCTGGTGGGGCCGGATCTCTCGGGCGCCCCCACGATCCGGGAGCGAAACCTCGTGCAGGTCTTCCAGGCGATGCTGCGCCCGGCGGTGGCGACGGAGGCGATGGAACGCGCGCTGATGCGGAAGGCGAAGAACGAAGGGACCGCTCCCGGCCCCGTGTCGGACGTGAACATCGGGTGCGTTCTCCCGGGACGCACCGACGGCAGGAACCGGCAGGCCCGACCCGAAGCGACCGCCGCCTCCGTGCTCTGGTTCCTCGAGGAGGGGAAACGCGTCTCGGGGGCGGTTCTCCTGCCCGACGAGCAGAACGCCATCGCGGCCCTGCCCCCCGACCCCGTTGAAATCCCGGGCACGGCATCGGGAAAAGTGGCCGTCGTCACCGGCGGGATCCGCAATCTCGGGAAGGAGATCTCGCTGCGGCTGGCGGCGGAGAAGGGGACGGTCGTGATCGGGAGCCGGTACCCTCTGACGGATGCGAAGGACCCCGGAGAGGCGGAGAAGGCGCGAGGGGAGCTCGCCGCGGCCGACGGCGTCCTGACGCGGATGCGCCGCTCCGGGGGGCGCGCCCTGTGGGTTCACACGGACGTCGCGCGGCCGGGGAGCGTCCGCGCGCTGCTCTCGGAGGCGAAGAACCGGTTCGGCCGCGTCGACCTCCTGGTGAACAACGCCGGGGCCGGGGGGAACTTCTCGCGAGTCGGGGAAGTGATGCGGGATCACGCGGAGAATTTCTCCGCGGTCCTCGCGGCGAACTTCCTGGGGCCCTGGGAGGCGATCGCCGCCGCCCGGGAGATCCTGCGGGCCCGGGCCGGCGGGGGCTCGATCGTCAACGTGTCCACCCATTACGCCGATCACCCGTACCTCTTCCGGACGATCTACACGGTCTCGAAGATCCTGTTGAAGGCGCTGGCGAAGGCAGCCCGCGGGACCCTTGCGGCGGACGGGATCTCCATCGCCGACGTCGCGCCGACGCTCATCGCCGGTCCGCGGATGGAATGGGTGATGCGGAACTACGCGACGAAATTCTCCGCCGGGTTCGACGATTTCCCCGGGCTTTCCGCCGCGGGGCGGAAAGCGCTTACGGAACTGTTCCTCCGGTCCTTCGACGGCGCCCTGTCCACGGAAGAGCGGGCGGCCGCCTCCGGGAAGTTCCTCTCCGCCCTGCGGGCGGAGAAGATGCCGAAAGGTTCCCGCGAGCGGATCGAGGCATGGTACGGGCGGATCGGCGAGTGGTTCCGCTCCACGGTTCCGGCGGCCCCACCGGGGAACGAGGAGGTGGCGGAGGCGGTGCTCTTCGCCGCCAAGGACGGGCGCTTCCTTGAAAACCCGTTTCTCTCGATCACCACCCTCCCCCCCTTCTCCTCCTTCCCGCCGTCGCCAGGCCCCCGGAAGGCCCTCTCCGCCGGGGAACCGGGGACCCTGGTGTCGACCGGGGGCGCCGGAGCGCTTCACCGCCGCCTCCACGAGGCGCTCACCCGGAAGGGAGGCGCGGTGACGTCGCTGTCGGACGCGGAGATGCCGGACGGCCAGGCGCGGATCACCCGGCCTGCAGGGCATCCGTCCGCGAAGGGCGCCCGGGGACGGGCGCAGGAGACGCAGCAGCGCCGCCTCGACCTGTCCGATCCGCGGGTCGTCGAGCCGTGGCTGGACAACACGCTCGTCGGCGCGCCGCCCCCGGCCTTCGCGGTCCTGATCGTCGGCGCTACGACCGCGGGGAAAGGGGTTCTCGATTTCTCGCCGGAAGAGCGCCAGCGGTTCCCGTCCCATATCATGAAGGCGGTCACCCTGTTCGCGGAGTCCGCGCGCGCGGTGCGGGACGGCGGTCACCTCGTGATCGTCGGGCCGCGGGACACGACCGGCGAGGGACAGCTGACGCTGGCCGCCCTGCGGCAGACCGTCCGAACGTTCCTCGCGGAACAGCATTTCCTCCCGTCGTCGAAATCGGTTCGCGTCTCCCTCCTCGCCGGGCACGGCACGGGGGCGGAGCGGGAAACGGAGCGGGAGGTGACGGAGATCCTCGAAGGGGCGCATCCCCCTCGCGTCGAACCGTTACCGGTGGGATACGTGCGCCCCTAA
- a CDS encoding DUF523 and DUF1722 domain-containing protein, protein MPDPVRILVSACLLGEKVRYDGGHKRDLFLIGTLGPFVEWVRVCPEADCGLPVPREAMRLVGDPRSPRLVANKSGIDHTDRMERWAKARLDELSGLDLCGYICKKDSPSSGMERVKVYGDGGGIPARTGTGVFTRRFMERFPRIPVEEEGRLTDPVLREMFIERVFCLRRFRDLLARPPSRGALVDFHTDHKLLLLSHDRGHYEEMGRLVAGGKTLPIASLYRKYEEIFLSALAHKATPKKCADVLSHMMGYFKKMLSTDEKQEMIEVIDQYRRRLVPLVVPVTLIRHYVRKYDVAYLARQRFLNPHPVELMLRNHV, encoded by the coding sequence TTGCCTGACCCTGTAAGAATCCTTGTCAGCGCCTGCCTGCTGGGGGAGAAGGTCCGCTACGACGGCGGACACAAGCGGGACCTCTTCCTGATCGGGACGCTGGGCCCCTTCGTCGAGTGGGTCCGAGTCTGCCCGGAGGCCGACTGCGGGCTTCCCGTCCCGCGCGAAGCGATGCGGCTCGTGGGGGATCCGAGGAGCCCCCGCCTGGTCGCGAACAAGTCCGGGATCGACCACACGGACCGGATGGAGCGATGGGCGAAGGCCCGCCTCGACGAGCTGTCCGGCCTCGACCTGTGCGGGTACATCTGCAAGAAAGACTCCCCGAGTTCGGGGATGGAAAGGGTGAAAGTATACGGCGACGGTGGAGGGATCCCGGCGCGGACCGGGACCGGTGTCTTCACCCGGAGGTTCATGGAGCGGTTCCCGCGGATCCCGGTGGAGGAAGAGGGTCGGCTCACCGACCCGGTGCTCCGGGAGATGTTCATCGAACGGGTCTTCTGCCTGCGGCGTTTCCGCGACCTGCTGGCGCGTCCCCCGTCCCGTGGGGCGCTGGTCGACTTCCACACGGACCACAAGCTGCTGCTCCTCTCCCACGATCGCGGGCACTACGAGGAGATGGGCCGGCTCGTCGCCGGGGGGAAGACCCTTCCCATCGCGAGCCTCTATCGGAAATACGAAGAGATCTTCCTGTCGGCGCTGGCGCACAAGGCGACGCCCAAGAAGTGCGCCGACGTGTTGTCGCACATGATGGGATACTTCAAGAAAATGCTATCAACCGACGAAAAACAGGAGATGATCGAGGTGATTGACCAGTATCGTAGGCGGCTGGTCCCCCTGGTCGTTCCCGTCACCCTGATCCGCCATTACGTTCGAAAATACGACGTAGCCTACCTCGCGCGGCAACGGTTCCTCAACCCCCATCCAGTGGAACTGATGCTGAGAAACCACGTGTAA
- a CDS encoding ABC transporter ATP-binding protein, with product MLLLTVDHLSVFYGAVQALREVSFTVAKGEIVSLIGANGAGKSTTLRALSGVVRPSAGSIVHDGRSIAGLPSHRIARLGIAHVPEGRGVFANMSVRENLEMGAYTRSSRKELEESFERVFDLFPRLAERAVQLAGTLSGGEQQMLAIGRGLVQRPDLLLLDEPSMGLSPRLVSEIFRMIVEINKSGTTILLVEQNASMALDVADRAYVLETGEIALEGRAADLQEDPKVRAAYLGDVAG from the coding sequence ATATTGCTGTTAACGGTCGATCATTTAAGCGTATTTTACGGAGCCGTGCAGGCGCTCCGGGAGGTCTCGTTCACCGTCGCGAAAGGGGAGATCGTCTCCCTCATCGGGGCGAACGGGGCGGGGAAGAGCACCACCCTGCGGGCACTCTCGGGGGTCGTTCGCCCTTCCGCGGGGAGCATCGTACACGACGGAAGATCGATCGCGGGACTCCCTTCCCACCGGATCGCCCGCCTGGGGATCGCCCACGTTCCGGAAGGCCGGGGCGTCTTCGCGAACATGAGTGTCCGGGAGAACCTTGAGATGGGGGCGTACACCCGCTCATCCCGAAAGGAGTTGGAGGAGAGCTTCGAACGGGTCTTCGATCTCTTTCCGCGTCTCGCGGAACGCGCCGTCCAGCTCGCCGGGACGCTGTCCGGGGGGGAGCAGCAGATGCTGGCCATCGGGAGGGGCCTTGTCCAGCGGCCCGACCTGCTCCTTCTCGACGAACCGTCCATGGGATTGTCCCCCCGGCTGGTGAGCGAGATCTTCCGGATGATCGTGGAGATCAACAAGTCGGGTACGACGATCCTCCTCGTCGAGCAGAACGCTTCCATGGCCCTCGACGTCGCGGACCGCGCCTACGTCCTCGAAACGGGGGAGATCGCCCTCGAGGGGAGGGCGGCCGATCTGCAGGAGGATCCGAAGGTCCGGGCCGCCTACCTGGGCGACGTCGCGGGGTGA
- a CDS encoding ABC transporter ATP-binding protein translates to MILEVRELTRHFGGIKALDGVDFRLGRGEIVGIIGPNGSGKTTLFNVITGIYRPDRGAVSLEEEEITGLRPDEIARRGIARTFQNIRLFRELTVVDNVRIAHHPHVRYGAAAALLRTGAFYREERRSREQVEEFLSIFSLQDRRKELAKNLPYGDQRRLEIARALASCPKILLLDEPAAGMNLSEVGTLMEFILRIRERFSLTVLLIEHQMRLVMGICERLIVMDFGQVISQGLPAEIRRDPKVIEAYLGKRSDTAGGRK, encoded by the coding sequence GTGATCCTCGAGGTCCGGGAGCTCACCAGGCACTTCGGGGGGATCAAAGCCCTGGACGGCGTGGATTTCCGCCTCGGGCGGGGGGAGATCGTCGGGATCATCGGCCCCAACGGATCCGGAAAGACCACGCTGTTCAACGTGATCACCGGGATCTATCGCCCGGATCGCGGTGCTGTCTCGCTGGAGGAAGAGGAGATCACGGGGCTTCGACCGGACGAGATCGCCCGCCGCGGGATCGCGCGGACCTTCCAGAACATCCGCCTTTTCCGGGAGTTGACCGTGGTCGACAACGTGCGGATCGCACACCATCCGCACGTCCGGTACGGGGCCGCCGCCGCGCTTCTCCGGACGGGGGCGTTCTACCGGGAGGAACGGCGGTCGCGGGAGCAGGTGGAGGAGTTTCTTTCGATCTTTTCCCTCCAGGATCGCCGGAAGGAGCTCGCGAAGAACCTCCCGTACGGCGACCAGAGGAGACTGGAGATCGCCCGCGCGCTCGCGTCGTGTCCCAAGATCCTCCTGCTGGACGAACCCGCGGCGGGGATGAACCTCTCCGAGGTCGGAACGCTGATGGAATTCATCCTCCGGATCCGGGAGCGCTTCTCCTTGACCGTCCTGCTGATCGAGCACCAGATGCGACTGGTGATGGGGATCTGCGAGAGGCTGATCGTGATGGACTTCGGCCAGGTGATCTCCCAGGGTCTCCCCGCGGAGATCCGGAGGGACCCGAAGGTGATCGAGGCGTACCTCGGGAAAAGAAGCGACACCGCCGGGGGAAGAAAGTAG